One window of the Triticum dicoccoides isolate Atlit2015 ecotype Zavitan chromosome 3B, WEW_v2.0, whole genome shotgun sequence genome contains the following:
- the LOC119280875 gene encoding F-box/LRR-repeat protein 14-like: MEDLPEELFAEFLKRITRTSDLNSLSLVSKRLYKIEADQRGAIHVGCGLCPATEALTSLCTRFPNLCKVEIDYSGWTAGHGNQLDNQGLSVLSSHCPSLASLGLSFCSYIDDSGLGYLACSKKLASLRLTSTPNITSRGLLTVSVHCQSLSALHIIDCNKGVGSKDWLEYLGSVGSLEELVVKNCEGISQDDLLKFDSGWINLQKFVFEIKKRFFRNRWAGPNGGYDPSYDPHSLNMYDFSCENMKDLKLGSIEIATGKGLRFLLGRCKALEKLCLEYVRGLNDNDLIALSQSCNNLKSISLSLDPQYYHDDFRTAFTDNSLKALALSCPMLETVELTFADCSPMYPSEIGFTRKGLVALIQSCPIRVLVLRRANFFNDKGMKALSSAPLLETLEIVDCEAITNAGLGFIVHAPCLINLTLLCEGVTDVGVSKLAHSQKLESLIIERCCCVSEQAVRGAARSVQYSESVSHSELEKLFMSS; encoded by the exons ATGGAGGATCTCCCGGAGGAACTGTTTGCAGAGTTCCTCAAAAGGATCACCAGGACAAGTGATCTGAATTCTCTTTCCCTTGTGTCGAAGCGGCTCTACAAGATTGAGGCAGATCAGAGGGGTGCTATCCATGTTGGATGTGGCCTTTGCCCTGCTACAGAAGCCTTGACATCGCTGTGCACCCGATTCCCTAATTTGTGTAAAGTGGAAATCGACTACTCTGGTTGGACGGCAGGCCATGGCAATCAGTTGGACAACCAAGGCCTCTCTGTGTTATCATCTCACTGCCCCTCGCTGGCTAGTCTCGGTTTAAGCTTTTGCTCATACATCGATGACTCTGGTCTTGGTTATCTAGCCTGTTCCAAGAAACTAGCGTCCCTCAGGTTGACGTCCACACCAAACATAACTTCAAGAGGGCTTCTCACCGTGTCTGTTCATTGCCAGAGTCTTTCTGCTCTCCACATTATTGACTGcaacaaa ggagtaggtaGCAAAGATTGGTTGGAGTACCTTGGCTCTGTAGGATCATTGGAGGAGCTTGTAGTAAAGAATTGCGAGGGCATCAGCCAGGATGACCTCCTGAAGTTTGACTCGGGATGGATAAATCTACAGAAGTTTGTGTTTGAAATCAAGAAAAGATTCTTTCGTAATAGGTGGGCTGGTCCTAATGGGGGCTATGATCCCTCATACGACCCTCATAGCCTGAATATGTATGATTTCAGTTGTGAGAACATGAAGGACTTGAAGTTGGGATCTATCGAAATTGCGACAGGAAAAGGACTTCGTTTTCTCCTTGGGAGGTGCAAAGCACTGGAGAAGCTTTGCTTGGAGTATGTTCGGGGTCTAAATGACAACGACCTGATTGCATTATCCCAGAGCTGCAACAACCTTAAAAGCATCTCACTTTCGCTGGATCCTCAGTACTATCACGATGATTTCAGGACGGCATTTACTGATAACAGCCTTAAGGCTCTAGCTCTCAGCTGCCCTATGCTTGAGACTGTTGAGCTCACATTTGCAGATTGTTCTCCCATGTACCCGTCAGAAATAGGCTTCACACGGAAGGGCCTAGTGGCTCTCATTCAGTCTTGCCCGATTCGTGTTCTCGTGCTAAGGCGCGCCAACTTCTTTAATGACAAGGGGATGAAGGCCCTCTCATCTGCTCCATTACTGGAGACGCTCGAGATTGTGGATTGCGAGGCTATAACTAATGCTGGGCTGGGTTTCATTGTGCATGCCCCATGCTTGATTAATCTCACGCTCCTCTGTGAAGGTGTGACTGATGTTGGAGTATCGAAGCTGGCACATTCACAGAAGTTAGAGTCTCTGATCATTGAACGCTGTTGCTGCGTCTCTGAGCAGGCAGTGCGTGGGGCTGCCAGATCAGTTCAATACTCCGAGTCTGTAAGCCACAGCGAGCTAGAAAAATTGTTCATGAGTTCTTAA